One region of Oncorhynchus nerka isolate Pitt River linkage group LG22, Oner_Uvic_2.0, whole genome shotgun sequence genomic DNA includes:
- the LOC115105462 gene encoding protein C-ets-2-like, which yields MCDLSMDQVAPLSTCYRSSLKRQAAFDLFEDPMSLFSGYFLPSDDDQSLQEVPSGLNCFSHDMGPCSVPLLTPCSKAVMSQALKDSFSGFSKVQRCYGISNNPRKWTKQHVMQWLHWAASEFSLANVHFFKFDMNGQELYDLGKESFLDLAPDFVGDILWEHLDQMMKECQEKEESISLSSVVPSVTNWMSSSGFSLEETQCALQVPDNNDSLLRELFETSDKTALLTPDQEFSMFSKPQLSTVNVGYVRSNPGTGQLSKAFLSQDQSLCSLESVDSIEGPESMLHSWGSQSSLADNQRVPSHDSFEDEYNSSPLSLEKQGLSFKDYVQERNEPVELGKPVIAAAVLAGFTGSGPIQLWQFLLELLTDKSCQAIISWTGDGWEFKLTDPDEVARRWGRRKNKPKMNYEKLSRGLRYYYDKNIIHKTSGKRYVYRFVCDLQNLLGYSAEELHIMLGVQPDTED from the exons ATGTGTGACCTCAGCATGGACCAAGTGGCCCCTCTGTCGACTTGCTACCGGTCCAGCCTCAAG CGGCAGGCAGCCTTTGACCTGTTTGAAGATCCCATGTCTCTGTTCTCTGGATACTTCCTCCCCTCAGACGATGACCAGTCTCTTCAGGAGGTGCCCTCTGGCCTCAACTGTTTCTCACACG ACATGGgcccctgctctgttcccctgtTGACCCCTTGCAGTAAGGCAGTGATGAGTCAGGCCCTGAAGGACAGTTTCAGTGGCTTCTCCAAGGTCCAACGTTGCTATGGCATCTCCAACA ACCCTCGTAAGTGGACCAAGCAGCATGTGATGCAGTGGCTGCACTGGGCAGCCAGTGAGTTCAGCCTGGCCAACGTCCATTTCTTTAAGTTTGACATGAACGGCCAGGAGCTGTATGACCTGGGTAAGGAGAGCTTCCTGGACCTGGCTCCAGACTTTGTGGGCGACATCCTGTGGGAGCACCTGGACCAGATGATGAAAG AGTGTCAAGAGAAAGAAGAATCCATAAGCCTCAGCAGTGTTGTGCCCTCCGTAACTAACTGGATGAGCTCTAGCG GCTTTAGTCTGGAGGAGACCCAGTGTGCCCTGCAGGTGCCTGACAACAACGACAGTCTGCTTAGAGAGCTGTTTGAGACCTCAGACAAGACCGCCCTGCTGACTCCAGATCAGGAGTTCTCCATGTTCTCCAAGCCCCAGCTGAGCACGGTCAACGTCGGCTACGTCAGGAGCAACCCAGGCACAGGGCAGCTCTCCAAAGCCT TCTTGTCCCAGGACCAGAGTTTGTGTTCATTGGAGAGTGTGGATAGCATCGAGGGGCCAGAGTCCATGCTGCACTCCTGGGGCAGCCAATCCTCCCTGGCGGACAACCAGAGGGTGCCGTCCCACGACAGCTTTGAGGACGAGTACAACAGCAGCCCACTGAGTCTGGAGAAGCAGGGCCTGTCCTTCAAGGACTACGTCCAGGAGAGGAACGAGCCTGTGGAATTGGGAAAGCCTGTCATAGCTGCTGCAGTGCTGGCTGGCTTTACTG GAAGTGGTCCTATCCAGCTGTGGCAGTTCCTCCTGGAGCTCCTGACTGATAAGAGTTGTCAGGCCATCATCAGCTGGACCGGAGACGGCTGGGAGTTCAAACTCACCGACCCAGATGAG gtggCTAGACGCTGGGGACGCAGGAAGAACAAACCCAAGATGAATTACGAGAAGCTGAGCCGTGGCCTGCGATACTATTACGACAAGAACATAATCCACAAGACATCGGGCAAACGCTACGTCTACCGCTTCGTCTGCGACCTGCAGAACCTTCTGGGCTACTCGGCCGAAGAGCTCCACATCATGCTGGGGGTCCAGCCTGACACTGAGGATTGA